One segment of Massilia sp. Se16.2.3 DNA contains the following:
- a CDS encoding ABC transporter ATP-binding protein, with the protein MSAMTMPTPPLLQVRDLRIAFRVDKKNTVEAIKGVSFDVPLDATVALVGESGSGKSVSSLAVMGLLPAETTIVDPGSSVRFDGRELIGLPTAERRRLCGKDIAMIFQEPMSSLNPVFTVGFQIGEVLRLHMGMGRRQARARTLELLEEVGIPDPSNKIGAYPNQMSGGQQQRVMIAMAIACEPKLLIADEPTTALDVTIQKQIMDLIASLQKKHRMAVLFITHDLGLVAQIADRVIVMRHGEVREEGTAAQVFRQPRDAYTRALLHCRPKLDARPLRLPTIDDFLGGHGGTGIALPERTRGYAPDDENVLIVKNLQKSFWLREGLFGKREFQAVKDVSFTLPRGKTLGVVGESGSGKTTVGLTLLRLHRATGGSALFDGRDLVSMSDRDFQAYKRRIQIVFQNPYASLNPRFTVGQILLEPMRIHGIGADDGERMRMAHALLERVGLPAAAHGRYPHEFSGGQRQRIAIARCLTMKPEILVCDESVSALDVSVQAQVLNLLQDLQDEYKMSYIFISHDLSVVRYIADRVMVMHHGSVVEMADSDALYRNPQHPYTQSLLAAIPRSA; encoded by the coding sequence ATGAGCGCGATGACCATGCCAACCCCGCCGCTGCTGCAGGTACGCGACCTGCGCATTGCCTTCCGTGTCGACAAGAAGAATACGGTCGAGGCCATCAAGGGCGTTTCGTTTGATGTGCCGCTTGACGCCACCGTGGCCCTGGTAGGCGAATCGGGCAGCGGCAAATCGGTCAGTTCGCTCGCGGTGATGGGTTTGCTGCCGGCGGAGACGACGATCGTCGACCCCGGTTCGAGCGTGCGTTTCGATGGTCGCGAACTGATCGGGCTGCCGACAGCCGAACGGCGCCGCCTGTGCGGCAAGGACATCGCGATGATTTTCCAGGAGCCGATGTCCTCGCTCAACCCGGTGTTCACGGTCGGCTTCCAGATCGGCGAAGTGCTGCGCCTGCACATGGGCATGGGAAGGCGCCAGGCACGGGCGCGCACCCTTGAACTGCTGGAAGAGGTCGGGATTCCCGATCCGTCCAACAAGATCGGCGCCTACCCGAACCAGATGTCGGGCGGGCAGCAGCAGCGCGTCATGATCGCGATGGCCATTGCCTGCGAGCCCAAGCTCTTGATCGCGGACGAGCCGACCACGGCGCTCGACGTGACGATCCAGAAGCAGATCATGGACTTGATCGCCAGCCTGCAAAAGAAGCACCGCATGGCGGTGCTGTTCATCACCCACGACCTCGGTCTGGTGGCGCAGATCGCCGACCGCGTGATCGTCATGCGCCACGGCGAAGTGCGCGAAGAGGGCACGGCTGCCCAGGTTTTCAGGCAGCCGCGCGACGCCTACACGCGCGCCTTGCTGCATTGCCGCCCGAAGCTGGACGCGCGGCCGCTGCGCCTGCCGACCATCGACGACTTCCTGGGCGGGCATGGCGGGACAGGGATCGCGTTACCGGAGCGCACGCGCGGGTATGCGCCGGACGACGAGAACGTACTGATAGTAAAAAACCTGCAGAAAAGCTTCTGGCTGCGCGAGGGCCTGTTCGGCAAGCGCGAATTCCAGGCGGTGAAGGATGTGTCGTTCACGCTGCCCCGCGGAAAAACGCTGGGCGTGGTCGGCGAGTCGGGCTCGGGCAAGACCACGGTCGGCCTGACCCTGCTGCGGCTGCATCGTGCCACCGGCGGCAGCGCGCTCTTCGATGGGCGCGACCTGGTATCGATGTCGGACCGCGATTTCCAGGCCTATAAACGGCGCATTCAGATCGTGTTCCAGAATCCATATGCCTCGCTCAATCCGCGCTTCACGGTTGGCCAGATCCTGCTGGAACCGATGCGCATCCACGGCATCGGTGCCGACGACGGCGAACGCATGCGGATGGCGCATGCGCTGCTCGAACGCGTCGGCTTGCCCGCCGCGGCCCACGGGCGCTACCCGCACGAGTTTTCCGGCGGCCAGCGCCAGCGCATCGCAATTGCCCGCTGCCTGACGATGAAGCCGGAAATCCTCGTCTGCGACGAGTCCGTCTCGGCGCTGGATGTGTCGGTGCAGGCCCAGGTGCTCAATCTCCTGCAGGACCTGCAGGACGAGTACAAGATGAGCTACATCTTCATTTCCCACGATTTGTCGGTGGTGCGCTACATCGCCGACCGGGTCATGGTGATGCACCACGGCAGCGTGGTGGAAATGGCCGATTCGGACGCGCTATACCGCAATCCGCAGCATCCCTACACCCAGTCCCTGCTGGCGGCCATTCCTCGCAGCGCCTAG